Below is a window of Coregonus clupeaformis isolate EN_2021a chromosome 15, ASM2061545v1, whole genome shotgun sequence DNA.
accagaggatatttctccaaaaagtacgatctttgtcaccatgtgcagttgcaaaccgtagtctggcttttttgtggcggttttggagcagtggcttcttccttgctgagcggcctttcaggttatgtcgatataggacttgttttactgtggatatagatacttttgtacctgtttcctccagcatcttcacaaggtcctttgctgttgttctgggattgattagcacttttcgcaccaaagtacgttcatctctaggagacagaacgcgtctccttcctgagcggtatgacggctgcatggtcccatggtgtttatacttccgtactaatgtttgtacagatgaacgtggtaccttcagacatttggaaattgctcccaaggttaaacaattttttttctgaggtcttggctgatttcttttgattttcccatgatgtaaagcaaagaggcactgagtttgaaggtaggccttgaaatacatccacaggtacacctccaattgactcaaattatgtcaattagcctatcagaagcttctaaagtgtgacattattttctggaattttccaagctgtttaaaggcacagtcaacttagtgtatgtaaacttctgacctactgtcattgtgatacaattaattataagtgaaatattctgtctgtaaacaattgttggaaaaattacttgtgtcatgcacaaagtagatgtcctaaccgacttgccaaaactatagtttgctaacatgaaatttgtggagtggttgaaaaatgagttttaatgactccaacctaagtgtatgtaaacttccgacttcaactgtatatatctgTGCTGGTTGGAACATGTATTTTGTCTTATGTGGCTATgggacccagtgggtgaataaacttggttgagCTTTATTAATCGTCCGTGAGTTTTACTCGGTTCCTTTAGAACCTAACACTGTGTATTGAAATACATATTGACACAACACTGTGTAGATTGGTTGTCTAATATGGTTGTTGTCTCCATGTGTTTTAGTTTGTCTCTCCGCTTCAGACAGTCGCTGTGACTCCAATGAGATCGTGAAGATTCCCATCGTAAGTTTTCCGCTCTATTCCTTTAGTTACAGTATGTCATTGGGGTTATGTTATCTACCATCAGTGTAGATCAAAAATCTGATTTCATCATgagggtctgcgtacccacatacactaccggtccaaagttttggaacacctactcattcaagggtttttctttatttttactattttctacattgtactataaaataacacatatggaatcatgtagtaaccaaaacaagtgttaaacaaatcaaaatatattttatatttgagattcttcaaatagccaccctttgccttgatgacagctttgcacactcttggtattctctcaaccagcttcacctggaatgcttttccaacagtcttgaaggacttcacacatatgctgagcacttgttggctgcttttccttcactctgcggtccgactcatcccaaaccatctcaatttggttgaggtcgggggattgtgaaggccagatcatctgatgcagcactccatcattctccttctcttgataaaatagcccttacacagcctggatgtgtgttgggtcattgtcctgttgaaaaacaaatgatagtccgactaagcccaaaccagatgggatggcgtatcgctgcagaatgctgtggtagccatgctggttaagtgtgccttgaaatctaaataaatcacagacggtgtcaccagcaaagcacccccacaccataacacctcctcctccatgctttacggtgggaaatacacatgcggagatcagtcgttcacccacaccgcgtctcacaaagacacagcggttggcgccaaaaatctcaaatttggactccagaccaaaggacagatttccaccggtctaatgtccattgcttgtgtttcttggcccaagcaagtctcttcttcttattggtgtcctttagtagtggtttctttgcagcaatttgaccatgaaggcctgattcactctcctctgaacagttgatgttgagatgtgtctgttacttgaactctgtaaagcatttatttgggctacaatttctgaggctggtaactttaatgaacttatcctcggcAGCAGAGGTAAGTTAATTAAAGTTACCAGCCCAGAGTTaccaggtaactctgggtcttccattcctgtggcagtcctcatgagagccagtttcatcatagcgcttgatggtttttgcgacttcacttgaagaaacttcttgaaatgttccgtattgactgaccttcatgtcttaaagtaatgatggactgtcatttctctttgcttatttgagctgttcttgccataatatggacttggtcttttaccaaatagggctatcttctgtatacccccctactttgtcacataacaactgattggctgaaacacattaagaaggaaagaaattaacttttaaggcggCACAcctaaaatgcattccaggtgactacctcatgaagctggttgagagaatgccaagagtgtgcaaagctgtcatcaaggcaaagggtgttttttttttgttactacatgattctacagtggggagaacaagtatttgatacactgccgattttgcaggttttcctacttacaaagcatgtagaggtctgtaatttttatcataggtacacttcaactgtgagagacggaatctaaaaaaaaaatccagaaaatcacattgtatgatttttaagtaattaatttgcattttattgcatgacataagtattcgatcacctaccaaccagtaagaattccggctctcacagacctgttagtttttctttaagaagccctcctgttctccactcattacctgtattaactgcacctgtttgaactcgttacctgtataaacctgtccacacactcaatcaaacagactccaacctctcccacaatggccaagaccagagagctgtgtaaggacatcagggataaaattgtagacctgcacaaggctgggatgggctacaggacaataggcaagcagcttggtgagaaggcaacaactgttggcgcaattattagaaaatggaagaagttcaagatgacggtcaatcaacctcggtctggggctccatgcaagatctcacctcgtggggcatcaatgatcatgaggaaggtgagggatcagcccagaactacacggcaggacctggtcaatgacctgaagagagctgggaccacagtctcaaataaaaccattagtaacacactacgccgtcatggattaaaatcctgcagcgcacgcaaggtccccctgctcaagccagatcatgtccaggcccgtctgaagtttgccaatgaccatctggatgatccagaggaggaatgggagaaggtcatgtggtctgatgagacaaatatagagctttttggtctaaactccactcgccatgtttggaggaagaagaaggatgagtacaaccccaagaacaccatcccaaccgtgaagcatggaggtggaaacatcattctttggggatgcttttctgcaaaggggacatgacgactgcaccgtattgaggggaggatggatggggccatgtatcgcgagatcttggccaacaacctccttccctcagtaagagcattgaagatgggtcgtggctgggtcttccagcatgacaacgacccgaaacacacagccagggcaactaaggagtggctccgtaagaagcatctcaaggtcctggagtggcttagccagtctccagacctgaacccaatagaaaatctttggagggagctgaaagtccgtattgcccagcgacagccccaaaacctgaaggatctggagaaggtctgtatggaggagtgggccaaaatccctgctgcaatgtgtgcaaacctggtcaagacctacaggaaacgtatgatctctgtaattgcaaacaaaggtttctgtaccaaatattaagttctgcttttctgatgtatcaaatacttatgtcatgcaataaaatgcaaattaattacttaaaaatcatacaatgtgattttctggatttttgttttagattccgtctctcacagttgaagtgtacctatgataaaaaattacagacctctacatgctttgtaagtaggaaaacctgaaaaatcggcagtgtatcaaatacttgttctccccactgtatatgtgttatttcatagttttgatgtcttcactattattctacaatgttgaaaatagtaaaaataaagaaaaacccttgaatgagtggatgttctaaagcttttgaccggtagtgtagatgcAGTCAGAGCTGGCCCTATGTGACATTTTGTTGTGTGTCCCCCACCCCCACCGCTACCTTGCGAgcacaacattttagtggccccccctCTTGACAGCAAAGCGTTAATTTCATGCAAGtctacacattttgacatggGGCGTGGAGAAAATgtttcagttttaaagcaagttttctgcaattctacacattttgccatggggcggagagaagattGCGCAACTCATTTCatacaattctactcattttgccatgggacagAGCGAAATGTTTGCATATCTGAGTGtccaacaaaatcaatgggggcccctggTCGTAAAttcaaccatgattactacaagtttagatagctggctacaCTAAAcgttttagctgacatgggctgaTTGAGTGACTGCcagtgactgctgatgcacaaccaaatttagaaattgcaccttgtggaTTCTACTAttataactctcaacagtaagttgagatcctgactgagttcctaaaaattgatccgcgggcctacaaaaggggggccATGCTGCCAGTTAACCATCCCTGGTGTATATCAGTATATGTCTGTTGGCTGTATATGAATCTTTGGTGGTGAATTGTTTTCATGCGTCTTCTCAGAATGTCTGAGTGTACTTTGATCTGTTTAGAGACACAGTCGAAGGTCATAGTGATGCGTCACTCACTATTTCTAGTCTTGGCAGAAGATTAGTCACACCGCCCTGACCCATATCAACTAATTATGATTATATGTATGATATATTTTACGCTCGCTCTCCATGCCCTCTCCTTatatccctcactctctctctctctttctctctatatatctctctctctctcaggatgaGAGTGGACCCACAGCAGAGGAGAGACAAAACAGCCAGAACGCCGGCCTGGAGGGGGAAGAAGCAGAGGAGGTCCGTCCCGAGTCACGTCCCCTGCTGCAGGAGACCCAGGGTGGGCTGATCAAGGCCTCCCCTCCCCTGAGCCTGGGGGAGGACGAGGACCGGGGCCTAGGTGACAGCCTGCCCAACACCACCAGCTCCTCCCAGACAAGCCTGTCGGCCTTGCCCACCGCCGGGGCAGCCTCGTCGAGCAGCTCTCCCCGACATAGCCCCTCCACCCAGAGACTGCAGCCCACAGCCGgggtgagagaaggagggagaggtggttggggggcggtggagggagggagatgttgaaGGATATTGGGGAAGAGAAGGTTAGAGGAGGACAGGGACCTTGCGAGAGAGGGGAACAGGGGGGATGGTGATAGCAGGGGGAGAAGGGGACAGGGACCCTGGGGATAGGTTTGGCCTAGGACACAAAACCAAACATACCCTGCTAGCAGCAGATCATGTGAGCACGGAGACTGGAGTTGTGCGTTCCTGCAGCAGACACATATCCTGAGAAGTGCAATAACACGTTTTCAGTATTTTTACCAAGGCAGACTttcataatagtaataatatttCTGAACGGATAAGGGATTTTGTCCCCGGTAATCTGTAGAAGGGCTGTGGTTAACTCTTGTTTATCCATCTGTGGTGTTTCAGGATGATCCTCTGCAGAAGAAATTGGTGCCCCTGCTAGGTAAGAGACCCCGCACAGAGCTGGAGGGTGGGCCGGGTTCTAGTAGGgaggcagtggtgtagtggagggtatacgcaggtatacGCCATATACCCACTTAtatttcagtgggcattgcgtgtactcacttcttaatccccactgatACGTATTTAAGTAGTGTGGTGAAAGTATACGCTGTAtcaattaataaggctgatggaacagatcagaatgtaGCTAAAATTGTTATAAACTATTATTTATTTGTTCCAAATTGAAAatgcgggaaaacaccattcgcATTCTAAAATCGAACCGCACATGCAAGCAGTTTCATGGGCATAGATGGAAATATCCATTAGAAATGTATcattgctaatatgactaggataatgcctttggctgctagacaatgaaagaaagttgaaagaaaaccaatagaacaggagaacgcATGAGTAAGTCTAATTacgtttctatggtgggattttggcaataggctactttgaagcaaggtaagacatgcctcataatatgaagtaaaacatccaggtgtcaaacaattaaggaacaggaaaaatatagcgatgctaatgataggcctaaccatcttctggtagattgaaaggctttccccaaaaccttctctattaaacgttaactagctacaaagtagcctatgcctacctgtcagaatgatatcatgattatttgcatcaatccagtggacATTTATTTTGCCTACTCCATCTCATGTGCAACAGAAACacagctaaccaaacaacagtgctaggtgcctgcacacttgaattaaagagtaactacactcaaaaatcaaaatttcttagattttttccatacctcaaaagtggtctcctgatgtggttcaagcattgttatggacttacaattttgttgtttttctgttaaaGAAGTGTGACCTTGAGAGCGAAAATAGGGAAAATCTGAAACCCGTGAGTTTCTGACTCCGTTGACAGCCTCATTTATCTgtttcaatagtaggcctactattagcctacttgcacagtacagcttggtttggcCTGAttgtgaaagaccaatatgggatttatCAATATTGGTCATTCAGAGTGTATGTGATTGTTtctcataacacctcctcctcccggGCGGGCTGGTTGGAAATGTTTtggcaaaattagagtatacccacttctccaggcaccactacaccactgtagGGTGGGGTTCCACAAACACCGTAAACAACACATTCATCATAACCTGACTGCGGTCTGTTCAGAACAGTGAATTGTTACAGAACAGTCTGATAGAAATGTATTGTTTAGAACAAATACTGTGTGATTGTCAGGTAAATAGTTTTTGctactgaactatactattaTGTAGTCACTATAGCTTGGCATTGTTTTTATCTCTGCCTGAAGTAAATTCGGTGTGTGTAGCACTTATTTACTAACGGCTCCACGTTTTAACCTCGTTAGCTCTGTATTCAGTGGTTAATTGCTTTATGAGTTAATTCTCCGGCACTAAAAGGTTAGCAACAATTTACAATTTGGATGCTAAAAAGGAGCTCTATTGTAAGACCGAGAAAATGAACAAAATGTGATGGGGGAAGCACACCGCTGCAGATTCAGAAACAGATAATAGTTGATGCAGAGCACTATTAGTTCAGTGCATGACTGTACATGTTTATCTATTGTTGAAGAAGAGCTTTATTATTGTTTTCTGCTTAAGAATTGTAATTCATTGAAGTGAAATCATCAGGAAAAGGAAAAATCACGATAAAGAGTTATGCTTTCTAAGATAAAGGGCATGACCATGTGACCAGTTCAGGAAGAAAGTCTGGACTTACTTATTGTCTATAACTAACTCCCCTAGTTTTAATATCAGCAACAATGAATTAGCAAAGATGTAACCAAGGTACCACttcttctcctttctctccccagGAGAGGAGACGTCCCTGAAGAAGAGCTTCGACCTCTACGACGAGTGGCTGGACGTGCGGATCCACAACAAGTTCTTCCGCTACATCGGTGTCAATGACAACCACATCAAGATGGCAGATAGTGCCCCTCCTGGCGACAAGGTGTACGACCTGCTGAAGAACTGGATGCAGAAGGAGGGTCTGAAGGCAGACATCAATGTCCTGCTCCAGGCCCTTCTCAGCCTGGACCAGAGGCGCTCCGCTGAGAGCATCGCCTTTGCTGCCATTCAGAGGGGCTACTACAAACACGCAGACATGCCCTGACACCCCCAGCCCACTGGGGGGCGCTGCCTTGGAGACGTGTGTGGATTGCGATTAAATTAAAAACATTGTTGAAAGACAACGTCAACTCTTATCGGCCTAAATGGTCTGATGTATTCGGCCTTCAGGCCAGTGCTTTCTTTTAAAATGGAGGAGTTGGAGACGGACGTTGTTGTCTTTCGAAGATCGGCGAATATAGTCTGCTGTATTCATCCTATAGACCAGTGCTCTAAAACAAGACAAAAAATTGAAATGCAGGATTTAGAGATTCTTCTTACAAGATGACATCAACTGTAATCGACCTATATGGCCTGGTATGTTCAGCCTTGATAGGCCAACACTttctaaaacaaaacaaaacaaaacaaaaaggaggAGTTGGAGAACGATGTTAGCGGCCGTTGTGGACAGATGTAAGCTGAGAGGTGATTGGGTGGGTCTGGAGCTCACCTTTGATCTAAATGATTTTACACCCTGCCCCTTCTCTATGAGCGACTGACATGGCTTATAGGCCAATACTGACCCCTGGGACAGGGACATACACTGGTTTGTAGGAGTGGCATTAGCTAGCTTTTTGTCACTGATACTGCGTCTTCTTGATGCACTGGCCTCTGGCACATGTAGGGTTTAGAGCAACAGGTAACAAATGCCCATATTAGGCAGAAGTTTGCACGTTTAAACTACAGGTAAAGATAGACCATTTAAGCACAACGCTGTAAAGAAATTACAGTAAAATATGGACCATACTGTAAATCATGGTTGAAAATGCAGATTGATATGAGTCATAACCGTATTAGAAGTTTTAACCACAGTTAGAAATGGTCCATTTGAATATTTACATGTGTGTGTAAATATGTCTCATACGGTAGTTCGTTACTGTTTAGAAGTTCCAGAATTTGTTTATGAATTGAAACGTGCCATAGGCTCATTTAAAGTGTATAAGTGCAGGTAAGGGCAAGGAAGTTGTTTCTTATAAACGCAGAAGTGACTAAACGGAACGTTTTATAGACTGCATTGTTAGTTATTTTGTTTTTCAGTATTAATGCATTCTCaccccactggacacagacgtcaattcaacgtctattccacgttggttccaagggatttcattgaaatgacatggaaacaacgttgattcaaccagtgtgtgtccATAGCTATTTCTTTTGTTAGTCAAATGTTTCTCAACAGTTCCTAAAATCACTCAGAGCCCTGAAGGTTccatcattttttatttatttacatatttattttaAACGGATGATGATTATGTGTCATTATTTATGCAAACACAGCAGCCCTGGAAAACTGAAGAGCACAGTAATGTGTTGCTACATTATCATGACTACATTTAGCTACAGGGCAACATGACTGAGATCAAATGGACAGGAGTGGCTGAACTGCATTTGGGGTTAACCCTGTCCTGCTCGATGGTGGCGCACTGATCAAAGACTATGTTCAGTGCACATACGGTCAAAGAAGTTCATAATTACATATACCATTTCTGCACATAGAGTTTCTAATTCAAGAGAGCCTTTCTCTCTGTGGTAGAGCCAGAACTAAAATCCATGATTCACACTATAGGAGCGACCCAAACAGTACTTTTCACATTGTCAAGTACAGTTTGGCTTGGTAGTGGGAAAAGGCTAATAATGGATTGATAAAAAGTTGGACCCCTTTATACATGTCAACAAACAGGTACGCAAATCACGTTGTTTCTCATTGTTTGGCTCTGACAAGAAGATGAATGAAAGCTTTTCTGGATATTTAGTCCACGTTTATTTCCTGTAGCGTCCTTTGTACAAacatttctaagagtgtatttaTGTGCTTCACAAAATATACATGTACATATTTACAGTTATTAACAAAAAAATTAAACCCTAAAAGCAGAAGGAACTGAATGAAGTGTGAAGTAAATAGTGTAGAATAGACTTAACGAGGCCATAAGTGGTGAAGTACTAGCATATGATGTTAGACACATTCAACTTAGCCCCTTTTTCATTACATTTTATAGCTGAGAGATATGAAGCTACAGTGCTGGCACTGCCATCTATTGACGGACAATGAAAGAACAGCCTGCATCAATTTCTAGGgaccttatttttttcttcataatGCTTTTCTACAACCTTTTTTAACACATCCCTTCCATTACTATATTACCGTTGAGACTGCTTTTGCCTTTTTTTAACGAAGTCTTAGGAGTTAGGATTATAAATTGGCGTTCATATCATGTTTGCACTCTGGCAATTGATTTGagattttctttttttctcttcttTGTACTTTCTATATTTTACTACAAGCCTCACACTTTTCTAATTAGTTGTTGCATAGCTCAAAATCGTGTCTATACTGCCTATGTAAATGTTTTATGAACAAAAATGTTTTCTTTATTTAAGTAATTTTCTCCCTTAGACAATTGTTTGCTTGTGTCTGGATTTCAGATACGAATGTAGCAAAGCCATTGTATTTGTTTAATGTCAAtttgaaataaatgttttgtaCAAATATCCCATATTTGCTTTTTGTATTGAGTCTTGTATTAATTCCATATTTTTTATTCCAAAACGGAATAACTTGAATAATTAATTCAAAAGTATTTTAATACTGCATGCACTCAGTGGTTATGTATATTATAAAACAATGTGTgaataaatggcatattattaaagtaactgtccagtgaaaatcgtacttataaaaatgtatattctgttaaccctttacactcgtgggaattggcctatatggatagggctaaacgTAAATGTTTCTTAAAGAATAAATATGaaaatgcataaccatggtagcaattgaaagggaaaagtttggagataatgggaaaattattagaccaaaggtgagtACATAACAGTTCACTTGACataagactgaatccaaacattacactgttgattttatgggcattttacatttactgtactttactgtactaaAATGTGGGGTAGTTGCAACATAAGACAACAAAATTAcatgggtttgagtgagaggactaactggtgtctacaagtggccacacacctctccagagTGCACAGTTCCTGAGCCATtttaatgcacttttatgactcaaagaaaaTGCTTCAACTATAAGGTACTTGTTTAGCTCTCCTAGCTTTGGCactgaggaactagagcaagcacacttgtagtcgTTTCGTTTGGAACACAGCACTGCATACCCGCCAGCAcacaattactattgttgtttatgcaatccaaaaacagtccattataaatcgcaatctgcgTCAGGTGGGCATCAGGTACCGGTACCTCTCCTGGCATGAACATTTATTTTCACTGCTATGTAAAAATTGTAATGAAAGCTATCAGTTAATTCATGTTGattcaactgcgacctggccaagataaagcaaagcagtgcgataaaaacaacaacacagagttacatatggggtaaacaaaacataaagtaaaaaatacaacagaaaaaatatatacagtgtgtgcgaatgtagtaagttatggaggtaaggcaataaataggccatagtgcaaaaatagttacaatttcgtattaacactggaatgatagatgtgcaaatagagacactggggtgcaaattagcaaaataaataacaatatggggatgaggtagttgggtgggctaatttcagaatggctgtgtacaggtgcagtgatcggtaagctgctctgacaactgactcttaaagttaatgagggagataagtgtctccagcttcagatatttttgcagttcgttccagtcattggcagcagagaactggaaggaatggcggccaaaggaggtgtcggctttggggatgaccagtgagatatacctgctggagtgcagactacgggtgggtgttgctatggtgacctgtgagctaagataagacggggatttgcctagcagtgatttatagatgacctggagccagtgggtttggcgacgaatatgtagtgagggccagccaacaagagcgtacaggtcacaatggtgggtagtatatggggctttggtgacaaaacggatggcactgtgatagactacatccaatttgctgagtagagtgttggaggctattttgtaaatgacatcgccgaagtcaaggatcggtaggatagtcagttttacgagtttggcagcatgagtgaaggaggctttgttgcgaaataggaagccgattctagatctaacttttgattggagatgattaatgtgagtctggaaggagagtttacaatctaaccagacacctaggtatttgtagttgtccacatactctaggtcagatccgcctagagtagtgattctagtcggctgggcgggtgcaagcagcgttcggttgaagagcatgcatt
It encodes the following:
- the LOC121582607 gene encoding tumor necrosis factor receptor superfamily member 10B-like, coding for MIVAGVWSFMMIFNLTFMKCSVVVFLLCSGLAYCGAELSGVLAAQWSSDDRNRTQRHRTCLENHQYLHQDLCCLNCQAGTFVQRACDRDMEQGTCMSCEHGHTYTEHSNGMNSCLPCTHCRKDQSETVPCTSTTDTECQCRAGTFCVPEQACEVCKRCAKCKAGEEVVKKCTPISNTVCRKRDISPTLHPPTLPTPAPSSPEKMVMPLVILLLFFLLSIGIGLWLWIKRPCTFRPVCLSASDSRCDSNEIVKIPIDESGPTAEERQNSQNAGLEGEEAEEVRPESRPLLQETQGGLIKASPPLSLGEDEDRGLGDSLPNTTSSSQTSLSALPTAGAASSSSSPRHSPSTQRLQPTAGDDPLQKKLVPLLGEETSLKKSFDLYDEWLDVRIHNKFFRYIGVNDNHIKMADSAPPGDKVYDLLKNWMQKEGLKADINVLLQALLSLDQRRSAESIAFAAIQRGYYKHADMP